The following coding sequences are from one Candidatus Bathyarchaeota archaeon window:
- a CDS encoding SAM-dependent methyltransferase, producing DSDWKGEMLREDARWQFGVPPVGNANFAWVQHFIHHLAPHGIAGFVLANGSMSSNTSNEGEIRKNIIEADLVDCMVALPSQLFYNTMIPACLWFIARDKQNHKFRDRRGETLFIDARKLGTMIDRRHRELTAEDIKKIADTYHAWRGEPIDGKTVPYQDVAGFCKAVKIEEIRKQGHILTPGRYVGTEEEEEDEEEFEEKMKRLINDLDKEMEEGRKLDSEIKQNLELLGFEL from the coding sequence TGATTCGGATTGGAAGGGTGAGATGCTGCGTGAAGACGCCCGCTGGCAATTCGGCGTCCCGCCTGTGGGTAATGCGAATTTTGCTTGGGTGCAGCACTTCATCCACCACCTAGCCCCACATGGCATCGCAGGTTTCGTCTTAGCTAACGGCAGCATGAGCAGCAACACCTCAAACGAGGGCGAAATCCGCAAAAACATAATCGAAGCCGACCTCGTCGACTGCATGGTCGCCTTGCCCAGCCAACTATTCTACAACACCATGATACCCGCCTGCCTCTGGTTCATAGCCCGCGACAAACAAAACCACAAATTCCGAGACCGCAGAGGAGAAACCCTCTTCATAGACGCCCGAAAACTCGGCACCATGATAGACCGAAGACACCGAGAACTCACAGCAGAAGACATCAAAAAAATAGCTGACACCTACCACGCATGGAGAGGCGAACCCATAGACGGCAAAACAGTCCCGTATCAAGATGTTGCTGGGTTCTGCAAAGCAGTAAAAATAGAGGAAATAAGAAAACAAGGACACATACTAACGCCTGGAAGATATGTTGGCACAGAGGAAGAAGAGGAAGACGAAGAGGAATTCGAAGAAAAAATGAAGCGCCTCATCAATGACCTTGATAAGGAAATGGAAGAAGGCAGAAAACTTGATAGCGAAATAAAACAAAATCTGGAGTTGCTAGGTTTTGAGCTTTGA
- a CDS encoding restriction endonuclease subunit S, giving the protein MSKPQFKHSAVGPIPLDWNVVQLKDVCTKIGSGITPRGGEKVYREKGIALIRSQNVLNNRFSFDGLVYIDESMAKEMENVEVQRQDVLLNITGDSVARCCTVPEEVLPARVNQHVSIIRVNREQVNPVFLRYYLTSPKMQEYMLSLAQSGGTRNALTKGLIEDFVAPQPDISEQEAIADILSKLEMKIALNERMNRSLEAVGAALFRRRFVDFEFPNQEGKPYRSTGGKMVESELGVIPDSWTVGHFSDLVEVFTGKGLSRDRLTDDGKYPVLGANGELGRTNDFLYDEELILTGRVGTLGKVYLINGKVWISDNVLISKPKSANYYHYTYFTLKSFDMEALNRGSTQPLVTQTDLKNQPIIIPDEKTLASFEEILSTLYSKVNLNNQQNKTLSTIRALLLPRLMSGKIRVPLNKEK; this is encoded by the coding sequence ATGAGTAAGCCACAGTTCAAGCACTCTGCAGTCGGACCAATACCCCTTGATTGGAATGTCGTGCAATTAAAGGATGTTTGCACAAAGATAGGCAGTGGAATCACGCCTCGGGGAGGAGAGAAAGTCTATCGAGAAAAAGGGATTGCGCTTATTAGAAGCCAGAATGTCTTAAACAATCGCTTTTCATTCGACGGGTTAGTATACATTGATGAAAGCATGGCAAAAGAAATGGAAAATGTTGAGGTACAACGACAGGACGTTTTATTGAATATTACTGGAGATTCGGTGGCACGTTGTTGTACAGTTCCAGAGGAGGTTTTACCTGCCAGAGTAAATCAGCATGTTTCTATTATCAGGGTGAATAGAGAGCAAGTTAACCCCGTCTTTTTGAGGTATTATCTAACTTCCCCAAAAATGCAGGAGTACATGTTAAGTTTAGCTCAGTCTGGCGGAACTAGAAACGCACTTACAAAAGGATTGATTGAGGATTTTGTCGCCCCGCAACCTGATATTTCGGAGCAGGAAGCGATAGCTGATATTTTGTCAAAATTAGAAATGAAAATAGCGCTTAATGAGCGTATGAATCGTTCGCTTGAGGCTGTTGGGGCTGCTTTGTTTAGGCGTCGGTTTGTTGATTTCGAGTTTCCCAACCAAGAAGGCAAACCCTACAGGTCAACAGGCGGAAAAATGGTTGAATCCGAACTGGGCGTTATACCTGATTCTTGGACGGTAGGGCATTTTAGTGACTTAGTCGAAGTCTTCACAGGAAAAGGACTTAGTAGAGACCGCTTAACAGATGACGGAAAATACCCTGTTTTGGGTGCCAACGGAGAATTGGGGAGAACTAATGATTTTCTATATGATGAAGAATTAATTTTAACTGGACGTGTGGGAACGCTTGGAAAGGTATATTTAATCAATGGCAAAGTTTGGATTTCAGATAATGTATTAATCTCCAAACCAAAGTCTGCAAACTATTATCACTACACATATTTTACCTTAAAATCCTTTGACATGGAAGCATTAAACAGAGGTAGCACTCAACCTCTAGTGACCCAAACTGACTTGAAGAATCAGCCGATAATTATTCCCGATGAAAAAACGCTGGCAAGTTTTGAGGAGATTCTTAGTACATTATATTCTAAAGTAAACCTGAATAATCAACAGAACAAGACCTTATCTACAATCAGGGCTTTGTTGCTTCCTAGGCTTATGTCTGGGAAAATCAGAGTGCCCCTCAACAAAGAAAAATGA